The following proteins are co-located in the Vanessa atalanta chromosome 11, ilVanAtal1.2, whole genome shotgun sequence genome:
- the LOC125067339 gene encoding FK506-binding protein 59 isoform X2, which translates to MTVDEGIDITKDGDRGVLKRIITEGEGSDTPSAGCQVTVHYTGTLLDGTKFDSSKDRNEPFEFFLGKDSVIKAWEIGVATMKKGEVCVLTCAPEYAYGATGSSPKIPPNATLQFEIEMIDWKAEDLSPNKNKGILRHIIEQGSGYDNPNDGAQVTVELEGKLQDGKVFDTRTVSFSLGEGSESNICEGIERALEKFTLGEKSRLTLQPKYAFKTEGNTEMGVPPNSVVDYIVKLVSFEKAKEPWSMDAEEKFQLAIKKYKKVVTMLGDLPEDANEAEEHKEQAKQLLLSTHLNLALVYLKVTPAHHYKAREHAAKALKIEPQNVKGLFRLGQALLGLGEVDQALQNFQNVIELEPQNKAAANQVIVCRNAIALQKKREMQLYANMFDKFAIRDAQAEKQRAKAEIDVIGEKVGEWGKGEGEWTDEQRDRKPTEFEKENPNILLLDKDGQFENM; encoded by the exons atgacAGTGGATGAAGGAATTGATATAACCAAGGATGGCGATCGTGGTGTTCTTAAGCGAATTATCACCGAGGGCGAAGGATCAGACACTCCAAGCGCCGGCTGCCAGGTCACTGTACATTACACTGGAACGCTGTTAGATGGCACAAAATTCGATTCAAGCAAAGATAGAAATGAGCCGTTCGAATTTTTTCTGGGGAAAG ATTCCGTGATAAAGGCATGGGAAATTGGCGTGGCGACGATGAAGAAGGGGGAGGTTTGTGTATTGACTTGCGCCCCGGAGTATGCATATGGCGCGACTGGCAGTTCTCCTAAAATACCACCAAATGCAACGTTGCAATTTGAG ATCGAAATGATCGATTGGAAGGCGGAAGATTTAAGTCCAAATAAGAACAAAGGTATCCTTCGGCACATCATCGAACAGGGTTCCGGTTACGACAACCCCAATGACGGAGCTCAAGTCACAG TGGAACTCGAAGGCAAGCTTCAAGACGGCAAAGTATTTGACACGCGCACCGTATCGTTCAGCCTCGGCGAAGGCAGCGAAAGCAACATTTGTGAAGGCATCGAGAGAGCGTTAGAAAAGTTCACACTCGGTGAAAAATCCCGACTAACCTTGCAACCAAAATATGCGTTTAAAACGGAGGGAAATACTGAAATGGGCGTACCTCCTAACTCGGTGGTAGATTATATCGTGAAGCTAGTGAGCTTCGAGAAGGCCAAGGAGCCGTGGTCGATGGATGCCGAAGAGAAG TTCCAGCTCGCTATTAAGAAGTACAAAAAGGTTGTGACAATGCTGGGAG ACTTGCCTGAAGATGCAAACGAAGCAGAAGAGCACAAAGAGCAAGCCAAACAGTTGCTGCTCTCTACTCACTTGAACCTAGCTCTGGTGTACCTCAAGGTGACTCCGGCTCACCACTACAAAGCTCGCGAGCACGCAGCCAAAGCCCTCAAAATCGAACCGCAAAACGTGAAAGGCCTGTTCCGGCTCGGACAAGCGCTCCTGGGTCTGGGAGAAGTAGACCAGGCCTTGCAGAACTTCCAGAACGTTATCGAACTTGAGCCGCAGAACAAG GCGGCGGCGAACCAGGTGATCGTGTGCCGAAACGCGATCGCGCTGCAGAAGAAGCGCGAGATGCAGCTGTACGCCAACATGTTCGATAAGTTCGCCATCAGAGACGCGCAG gCGGAGAAACAAAGAGCTAAGGCGGAGATCGATGTCATCGGCGAGAAAGTAGGCGAGTGGGGAAAGGGGGAAGGCGAGTGGACCGACGAGCAGAGAGACAGGAAACCTACGGAGTTTGAGAAGGAGAATCCTAACATTCTCTTGTTGGATAAGGATGGACAGTTTGAGAACATGTGA
- the LOC125067339 gene encoding FK506-binding protein 59 isoform X1, which produces MTVDEGIDITKDGDRGVLKRIITEGEGSDTPSAGCQVTVHYTGTLLDGTKFDSSKDRNEPFEFFLGKDSVIKAWEIGVATMKKGEVCVLTCAPEYAYGATGSSPKIPPNATLQFEIEMIDWKAEDLSPNKNKGILRHIIEQGSGYDNPNDGAQVTVELEGKLQDGKVFDTRTVSFSLGEGSESNICEGIERALEKFTLGEKSRLTLQPKYAFKTEGNTEMGVPPNSVVDYIVKLVSFEKAKEPWSMDAEEKLQQSNIWKEKGTDYFKASKFQLAIKKYKKVVTMLGDLPEDANEAEEHKEQAKQLLLSTHLNLALVYLKVTPAHHYKAREHAAKALKIEPQNVKGLFRLGQALLGLGEVDQALQNFQNVIELEPQNKAAANQVIVCRNAIALQKKREMQLYANMFDKFAIRDAQAEKQRAKAEIDVIGEKVGEWGKGEGEWTDEQRDRKPTEFEKENPNILLLDKDGQFENM; this is translated from the exons atgacAGTGGATGAAGGAATTGATATAACCAAGGATGGCGATCGTGGTGTTCTTAAGCGAATTATCACCGAGGGCGAAGGATCAGACACTCCAAGCGCCGGCTGCCAGGTCACTGTACATTACACTGGAACGCTGTTAGATGGCACAAAATTCGATTCAAGCAAAGATAGAAATGAGCCGTTCGAATTTTTTCTGGGGAAAG ATTCCGTGATAAAGGCATGGGAAATTGGCGTGGCGACGATGAAGAAGGGGGAGGTTTGTGTATTGACTTGCGCCCCGGAGTATGCATATGGCGCGACTGGCAGTTCTCCTAAAATACCACCAAATGCAACGTTGCAATTTGAG ATCGAAATGATCGATTGGAAGGCGGAAGATTTAAGTCCAAATAAGAACAAAGGTATCCTTCGGCACATCATCGAACAGGGTTCCGGTTACGACAACCCCAATGACGGAGCTCAAGTCACAG TGGAACTCGAAGGCAAGCTTCAAGACGGCAAAGTATTTGACACGCGCACCGTATCGTTCAGCCTCGGCGAAGGCAGCGAAAGCAACATTTGTGAAGGCATCGAGAGAGCGTTAGAAAAGTTCACACTCGGTGAAAAATCCCGACTAACCTTGCAACCAAAATATGCGTTTAAAACGGAGGGAAATACTGAAATGGGCGTACCTCCTAACTCGGTGGTAGATTATATCGTGAAGCTAGTGAGCTTCGAGAAGGCCAAGGAGCCGTGGTCGATGGATGCCGAAGAGAAGTTGCAGCAGTCTAACATATGGAAAGAGAAAGGGACGGACTATTTTAAAGCTAGCAAGTTCCAGCTCGCTATTAAGAAGTACAAAAAGGTTGTGACAATGCTGGGAG ACTTGCCTGAAGATGCAAACGAAGCAGAAGAGCACAAAGAGCAAGCCAAACAGTTGCTGCTCTCTACTCACTTGAACCTAGCTCTGGTGTACCTCAAGGTGACTCCGGCTCACCACTACAAAGCTCGCGAGCACGCAGCCAAAGCCCTCAAAATCGAACCGCAAAACGTGAAAGGCCTGTTCCGGCTCGGACAAGCGCTCCTGGGTCTGGGAGAAGTAGACCAGGCCTTGCAGAACTTCCAGAACGTTATCGAACTTGAGCCGCAGAACAAG GCGGCGGCGAACCAGGTGATCGTGTGCCGAAACGCGATCGCGCTGCAGAAGAAGCGCGAGATGCAGCTGTACGCCAACATGTTCGATAAGTTCGCCATCAGAGACGCGCAG gCGGAGAAACAAAGAGCTAAGGCGGAGATCGATGTCATCGGCGAGAAAGTAGGCGAGTGGGGAAAGGGGGAAGGCGAGTGGACCGACGAGCAGAGAGACAGGAAACCTACGGAGTTTGAGAAGGAGAATCCTAACATTCTCTTGTTGGATAAGGATGGACAGTTTGAGAACATGTGA
- the LOC125067342 gene encoding glucosidase 2 subunit beta has protein sequence MGLKKKKNVIILSCCMVACFILYQLYFFLTITSEANMNVVVPVLDYNSIKDLLHLRSEDDKYLNEHGMIRGIYYADIKSYRPDSNKEFKCKTSHQKIPFERVNDDFCDCEDGTDEPSTTACPDGIFYCDTQSPRKQTLSISSSKVNDGICDCCDGSDEWLHSNSDKLLSQSSPKHYRFYVTQCPNNCNK, from the coding sequence ATGGGccttaagaaaaagaaaaacgttATTATCCTATCATGTTGCATGGttgcttgttttattttgtatcagcTGTATTTCTTCTTAACCATAACATCAGAAGCTAACATGAATGTAGTGGTTCCTGTACTGGATTACAATAGTATTAAGGATTTACTACATTTGCGTTCAGAAGATGACAAATACCTCAATGAACACGGCATGATTCGTGGTATATATTATGCTGATATCAAGAGTTACAGGCCAGATTCAAACAAAGAATTTAAGTGCAAAACATCGCATCAAAAAATTCCATTTGAACGAGTGAATGATGACTTTTGTGATTGTGAAGATGGTACGGACGAGCCAAGCACAACTGCCTGTCCTGATGGTATCTTTTACTGTGATACACAAAGCCCAAGAAAGCAAACACTCTCAATATCATCAAGTAAAGTAAATGATGGTATTTGTGACTGTTGCGATGGTTCTGACGAGTGGTTGCACAGTAACAGTGATAAACTTCTGAGCCAAAGTTCACCTAAACATTATAGATTCTATGTAACCCAGTGCCCTAACAACTGTAACAAATGA